The genomic region ACGAATGGGTCAAGACGGACGTCGTCGATGCGGCCGAGGAGCCGCAGACGGGTCCCGTCGTCGAACTGAAGGGGGTCGTCTTCACATATGCGAGCGACGTCAGGAGAGAGCATAATTTTTCGCTCGGACCGATCGACATCGCAATCGAACCGGGAGAGCTCGTTTTCGTCATCGGGGGAAACGGCAGCGGCAAATCGACCTTCGTCAAAGTCCTCTCCGGACTGTATCCGCCGCTGCAAGGAGAGGTTCGTCTTGCCGGCCGGCTCGTCACGGATGCCAATCGAGCCTGGTATCGCGATCATTACTCCGTGGTATTCTCGGATTTTTATTTGTTCGACAAGTTGCTCGGGCTCGACGAATCGTCGATCGAATCCCAGGCACATTCATACCTCGCGCGGCTGCAGATCGACCATAAGGTCACCATCAACGGGCGCGCGTTTTCCACGACCGAACTCTCGCAAGGGCAACGCAAACGGCTGGCGCTCGTGACCGCCTATCTGGAGAATCGGACGATTTATGTCTTCGATGAATGGGCCGCAGACCAGGATCCCGAGTATAAAGAGGTCTTCTATCGGCAGCTGTTGCCGGATTTGCGGGCCCGCGGCAAGAGCGTCATTGTCATCACCCATGACGATCGCTATTTCCACCTGGGCGATCGAGTGGTCAAATTGGAAGAAGGCCGCATCGTCGATGCCGATGCGGCCGGACTGCGGGCTCGGCCAGCCGTGGGCTCATAGGCCATGAACGGGTATCAGCCTGTCCCTTTTCCGGCGATTCCCCTCACATCCCCCAGCCGTCTTCTCGACATGCTCGGAGGCAGTCTGGAACTCGAAGACGGCGCCATTCATGTGTGGCAATGCAGTCTGGACGAAGCGGATCCATGTCATGATCGCCTCTCCGCCTATCTGGATGCTGAAGAACGATCGCGCGCCTCACGTTTTGTTCACGAGAGGGACAGACGACGATTCGTCTTGGCCCATGGGTGCCTGAGAGTCCTGCTCGCCCGATATGCCGGCCCGTCGCCGGCCGCGTTGTCATTCGGACGGTCGCGGGAAGGCAAACCGGTTCTGGCACGTGAGGCCGGCCCCGCCGCCATTGCGTTCAATCTGTCCCATTCGCATGGCCGGATGCTCCTGGCGGTTTCCAGGCATCGAGAAGTCGGGGCGGATCTGGAACTGATGCGCGAGGACGTCGAGGCACTCAAGCTGGCCGAGCGGTTCTACACGCGGAATGAATATGCGGCGCTGACGGCGCAGCCGTCGGCTCAACATACGCTCTGCTTCTTTCAATACTGGGTGGCGAAGGAAGCCGTTCTGAAGGGGCAGGGGAAAGGCATCCCTTCCTTGGGCGAATGCGAAATCGACCTGGGCAGCCAGGAGCGGCAGATCGAGGTTCGTATTCTTCCCGGATCGAACATGGACAAGGGATGGTATGTCCAGTGGTTGTCATGCGGACTCGGATGGTCTGCTGCCGTGGCGTTCTATGGAACGGCGGTCCTGCGAGGGATGCCGGAATAACGGAGTCACATCCCGGCTCATTGTCCTCCTGCCGCTCATCCTTCGCTGCGCAATCCTCGAAAAAAATCTTTGAGAAGGGCTTGGCTGTCCTGTTCGAGGACGCAGCCGGTTACTGTTACCTGATGATTGAGGCGGGAGTTTCTGGAGAAATCGAGGACGGATCCGCAGGCACCGGCCTTGGCATCTCGGGCACCGAAGACCAGCCGCGGAATTCTGGCGAGGATGACGGCACCCAGGCACATCGGGCAGGGCTCGACCGTCACGTACAGGGTCGTGTCCAGCAGTCGCCACGTCCCGCACCGTTTGGCGGCCTCCCGAATGGCGATCAACTCCGCATGTGCGGTCGGATCCTGCCACGTTTCACGGAAGTTGTGGGAGGAAGCAATCACTTCGGACCCCTGCACCAGCACTGCGGCGATCGGAACTTCTCCGATGGCTGTCGCCTGGGCGGCGAGGGCCAGCGCCGTCCTCATAAAATACGTGTCTTGATCGACCGATGAGTCCGACATGGTCCGGCAGGCCAGGGGTAAAACCGTTTTACGGCCGGTTGTAACGGGGTTCGCCGTGAGCGTCAAGAGGAGGGTCGGATGAGATCAGGACTGACTGACCAGATACAGGGCCCCGGTCGGCTGGGGGCGGCCGCCCGGCGGCTCTAAACTGACCGCGAACTTCTTGGTCCGTTCGAAATCAGGAAGACGTTTGACCATGAGATGCGCAGTCTCTCCTGAGTCCATATGGAAGGTACCGATACTCTTGGGCCGCTGGTCGATTGCCCATAGCTGATACATCGTGCCGTTGACGCATTCCGGAAGGTTGACGGCGTACAGCCATATTTTTTGCGTTTTGGCGTCATAAAGAAGAAGACCTGACGCGTTCTTGGCCATCTCCGATCCATTCAACGATACGACCCGGATGCTTGGCTGTCTGAGCAGCGCCGCCAATTCGTCCTGCGGAGTTTTTCCCCGGGCGCCCGCGGCCGACCGTGACGTGAGCTGCTGTTCCAAGCCTTCGAGTTCGGTCTCCCGTTCGATCAGTTGCTCCTTCAACTCCGCAATGTCATGCCCGCGTCGCTCGCCGTCGCGCTCCAGTATGGCGACGGTACGGTCACGATCCGCGACGACGCGTTGCAGACCCACGAGCTTGGTCGTTTGCTCCTGCAAGGCGGTTTCCAATTGCTCGATCTTTGCGCCATCGGAAGACAGGCGAGTCGTGAAGGACCATCCCAAATAGCCTGCAACCGTCACGAGCAGCACCGCGGCGATGCCGAGCGCCCACGGCAGGGAGACCGACCGGGCCGGCGTAATGGGCGGGAAGAGGTGATTCATCCATTCACCCGGCTCGAGACTCGGCTTGGGTTCGTCCTTCTGTCCGTTCTCCAGGGCTGCGGCGACGGGATTTCGCGAAGCCATGATTTGCGCCTTGAGGTTGCGCGCCGGTGAAGTCTGGGCCAGGCCGAGCGGCAGCATGGCGGCAACGGCCTGATATTCCTTCAACGCATGGTGGCAGGAGGTGCAGCCCGAAAGGAGGTGGGCCTCCAGTGCCTGGCGCTCGGCGCGATCCAACACTCCGGTGGCATACAGTGGGACGGCGTCTTCGATTTCTTCATGCGTCATTCGTACTCACCCTGATCCCAGCAATGGCGGAGCGTATCACGCAATTTGGACATGCCCAGCTTGATGCGTGTTTTGACCGTTCCAAGCGGTTGATTCAGACGTGCGGCAATTTCCATGTGTGAGAGACCTTCGTAGTACGCCAGTTCGATGGCCTGCTGTTGAGCGGCGGGCAGGCTCGCCATGGCCGTGCCGACGGCGAGCCGCAATTCCTGATCGGCTTGAGTTTCGAAAGGGCTGGGGCTCATATCCCGGATCTGTGCCGCCGCGTCCCGTTCCAGCGAGTCCGTTGTCTGGTAACCCCGCGCCGACCGTGCGCGCAAACGATCGATGGCGCGGCTTCGGGTGAGCGTGATCAACCACGCCACCGGGGTGCCTCGCCCGACATCGTAGCGAGCCACTTTTCTCCATACCTCCAAGTAGACGTCCTGAAGGACCTCCTCGGCCTCCTCGCGGTTGCCCAGGATCCGGATCGCCAGAGTATAGAGCAGGGTGCATGACAGATCGTACAGTTCACTGAATGCTTGCTGGTCCCCTTTGACGATGCGGGCGAACAACGCCGGGTCGATCGTCGAAGTGGCGCGTCGAGTGGGTGTATCCATACGGTGCGAGTCAGGCAGTAGGCCGGAGATGACATCACCTCTCGCCCGCAACCACTATAGCATCTACGAGTGGATTGGCAAAAAAGATCTCTATTTAAGTAGACGAGAACGTTGGCGAAACGTGCGGACCGTCAGTGAGATTCGAAATAGCGGGCGAGATGACCGGCGGCATCGGCTGCGCCTGTGAAGGACGGCACGGCCTGCGTGATGCGTTGGCGCTCGACGGCTTCAAAGGCCGGCGGCCATTTTCCGATCTGGAAATCCTCCTTCGACAGTTCGGATGAGCGGCTGTACTGCTCGAGAAACGTCACCAACGGTTGTTCATCCGCGAAGATGTACCGTCGAACGTACACCACCGGGACGCGGGCTGCGACGGCTTCTACCACGGTGCCGTAGCCCGGTTTCGTCATGATCACGTCGGCGGACGGAATCATCGATCGGAAATGATACGGCAGAGAGCCGAGGGAGGTAATCCGGGATGACCGTCGGGTGATCGGGCCGTCGACAATGAAATGGTAGCCGCCCATGTTTTCCATGGCCTCCCATGGAAGAGACGTCAACGGAACGCCTCCGAAGCCGACCAGCACCAGCCGCTCATCGTCGAGGAGTTCCAACCGTTTCCGGAGTTGGTCACGCACCGGAACGGCCAGTTCAGCAATGGCGCCGATATTGGTCACGTGGCGGATGGGAGACAGCGGTAAGCCGGGGGCGATACGGAGAGCGGAGTTGGCTACGGCATAATGTCCGCCGATCTCCGACAGGATGTCATGCTGATCCGGCCTGGTTCCGTCCACGAAGGGGGTCAGGATGTCATGCCAGGTGAGATTGGCCAGGCAAACGGTCGGCACCCCGGCTTCCACTCCGGCGCGGACTGCCAAATACGGGGTATCCGCCACGATGACGCGGGGGCCGGCAGACCGGATCGCGGCCACTTCCTGCTCCAGACGCTGCGACCACTCTGCATGAAATCTGGCATGAGCTTCCCACGTGGCGGCGACGTCGATCTGCATGGGACCCTGTTGGATGCAGCCGATATCCTGTTGAACCGGCTGCAACGTCCAGGGGAGCCTCAAACGATCGGCAAAGAACGAGGCCGGTACCAGTGTCCGTAGAATGACGGTGAGATCGGGAATGAGGGTGCCCAACGCATTCAGCACGGGGACGACTTGGGCGGCATGACCGTACCCGTGCCCTGAAATCGCTGCCCAGATTACCGGCATGAGGGTGTCGGATGGAGTCTCAAGGCTGACGGGAAAAATAGAAAGCTGAACGTCAGACGTGACGGCATCGAAGGATGCGGGCGCTCAACTGTTGGAGTAATCCGATTCAAGGGGCGCGATGTTGTATTCCAGCTCGAGGTCGAATTCCTCGACCAACTGGTTGAACGCCTTGGCCCCCATGTCCGATCGTACCTCGTTCATGACCAGGTCAAGGACAGGAGCCGCGTGTTGGCCGTACTGTGTCACCGCCGATTCGATCCGTTTCCTGGCGTCGTCGAGCGTCATAATCTCGAAGTCCTCTCAAGGCAACGTTCGAAGCAAGGCCTGCATCTCGGGAACGAGATCCACGCCGCCGTTGGATCGTCCGGAGAGCGCCGCGTCGATTCCAGCCCTTAAAGCCGATTTGGCTTCGTCGGACTTATTCAGCCCGATCAGCGCCCGTCCGAGCGCAAAGTGTGACGCAACATGGACCGGATCCAATTGCACGGCCACCTTCAGATGTGTCGCGGCTTCTTCGTAACTGCCTTTTTCTTGAAGAATTTTGTTGCCCAATCCGTATCGGCCCAGAAACCCATTGGGATTCTTGGCCACCATTTGGCGGAATGCTTCGATGTCCATGCCTGAGGTCTCCGGGAATTCTCCGTCTCGGCGCATCATACCATCGTCGCCGAGCCGCAGCTAGTACCGACATTCCGTTGCGGGCGGAAGCGGGGAGTTCGCTGAAATTAGCAGTGCGTGGACATTGCGTGGTGACCGGAGAAATGAAGTCGCGTCTGAGGCCACGGACGCCATCAGCATGCTCTGCAGGCTGTCCAGAAAGGCCGTCCAGCAAGGCCGAAGCGAGTGAGAGGCGATGCGAAAACGCGGCTGGAGGATTTGCCGACAGCCTGCTAGCGGCTCGATGGGGTGAAGACTGGCACGACCGGCGCGGAGCCCGAAGGCCTGGGTTTGACGGACACGGACCGGATGGGGTTGTCGGGAAGGGGGGCGCTGCTGGCGGTGTAGAACGAGCTGTCCTGCACCAGCTGCTCCATGAGCGCGGTCAGGCAAGATTCGGTGACCACGCCCTTGAGTTCATCGATCACCAGCGGGCTCGCCCCAAAGAGATGATATCGGCTCGTTCCCGCCGACCGTCCTTCGTACCGCTTGATCTGTCCGTCCCATCGCTCGAGTTCGAGCGTCATATGGGAGGCATAGTCGTACTCCAACGGAATCACAGGTGTGAGGAGGAACATCGACGCTCCGATCACGATGCCTTTCCAGGCTGCGGCGCCCGAATGTGGATCAACGGCCTCATCGATGACCAGGCGCGCGCGAATGGTTTTGCCCTGCGTGGGTGCACCGACATGTTCGGAAGAGTCCGATCGTGAAAAGAGTCCGATCTCCCGCAAGGAGCCCAAAAGCCGCCGGTCCGTATCCTGCGAAGGATTCTGCGGGGAGCCATTTCTGATCAATTGGACGCGATCAAGCAGGAGAGGAACCTGTTCCTGTTGCGTGATCGTCCTTGTCGTGTCGCGACGCTGGAGGGATGCGTCGTCATCAGTCAATTCGATCCAGCGCGAACAAGCTGAGCTGGACAGCAGCAGCAGCGTCAACAGTGCGGCATGACAGGCTGGTAGATTTCGTAGAGTCTTCACGCATGACCCCCTAGAAATAGAAGGCGAATCCGATGTAGGGAAGGCTGGCATTGAGACCCACATTGGGGTATCGCGTGCCGGCGTTGGAGATGTGATGAAAACGATAGCCGGCGTTGAGAGCCATCCGCGGCGTCACGAACCAGGACAGGCCGACTCCCGCGGTCAGGATGAAGTTGAGGCGGGCTGATTCTTCCGGAACGTACCCGACGAGATCCGTGTAAAACGGTCCTCCGGCGAATTCGACATAGGGACGAAGCGAATGGTATCCGCTGAAGAGATACTTGATCTTCGGCGTAAAGCCGATGCCGTGGGTCAGCACCGGTTCCTGAAATTGGACATAGACGATTTCCGCCCCGAGCAGAATCTGGCCCTGGTACCAGCTTTTCCCGATCGGGTCGGTCAGGATCATGCTCCACGAGGGCATGAGGGCCGGGCCCTGTTGTTTCGTCGAGTGGTCGCTGGTGAGACGGACGGATATCAGATAACCGGCTGAGAAGCCCACCTCCTGCATTCCAAACCGCAGTCCTGAAACAGGTTCTTCGGATCGCGCAAACGATGGATGGAATCCCGCCGTCAGCAGGAGGAGCAACACAATGATGCCCGGTCGCAGTCGTGTCATTCAGCATCTCGGCCCTGTGTCGGCAGGGAAATTATCCAGCGTGGATTGCACCGTGAGCAGTGAGGCCTACAGTAACAAAGAATTTCGGGAAGTCCAGAAAGTGAAAGAAACCCGCAGTGAAAATCCCGAAGGGGAGAAAAGGGGGAAGGGAGAAAAGTTTTACGACGGTTTCAATTGCATCAGGCGGCGAACGTCGTTCGCTTCGTCCGGAAGATGGTAGCGGCGATCGATGGAGATCACACGCTCGAGGCAACGGCGTGCCGAGACGAGGTCGCCTCGCTGCTCGTACACCGAAGCGAGCAGACGGACCACGGCGGCTTCGGCCGGTTCGTGACCGAGGCGGACGTAGTGCTCGGATGCGTTGTTCAGGCAACGTTCCGCGCCGGTCAACTCGCCGCGCTGAAGGTAGGTCTTGCCCATCTGGCTGTACGTCACGGCGAGCCCTTCCTCGTTGCCCACAATGCGATGCTGGTCAAGGGCCAGATGGAACGACGCGTCGGCTTGGTCCCATTGTTGCTCCCGGGCGTCCTGCAGCGCGAGGTTATTGTAGAGAATGCCTAATGCCCGATGGTCATTCAACTCCACCAGCATGTCGAGGGCTTCCAGGTAATAGGGGCGGGATTTCTCCGGATGCTCCGTGCCGGCGTGCAAGTTTCCGAGGTTGACCAGCGTATGCGCGATCGCGTGCGCGTCGCGCTCTTCGCGCTGGATGACGAGCACTTCCCGATAGCATTCTTCTGCCCGAGTCAGGTCGTTGAGCAGCGCGCAGGTATTGCCGAGATTGCCGAGCGAATCCGACAATCCCCGGCGGTTTCCGCTGCGGCGGTCATCGTCCGCCGCGACCTCCCACGCTTCGCGGGCATGAAGGAGATCTCCGCGATGAAGAAAAATACGAGCCCTGTGTTTGTGATCGTCAGCCATGGTAGAGGCGGGAACGACCGTAAGGGAATCAGTCTCCGCCCTTGGGCGTGTCTCGTCTGTACTCGACCGCGATGTCGTCCTCTTCGGTCAGGCCGAGGCCGGCGCGAAATGATTCCAGAAGTTCGGTCACGTAGTCGATGTCGCGCGGGTCTTTGCCCTCGGGCGATCCGAGGTAGGATTCGCACAGCTCGAGTCCGGTTCGGAAATGGCGGGGGATCGTTTCTTCCGTGACCTGCTGCCACGTAATATAGATGCAGAACGCGTGGAAGGCATCGGCGTTCGGATGAGCCGCCGCAAGGAGGAGCAGGTGTTCGTATGCCTCGCGCGCCGATGCTCCGGCGGAGGAGGAAAACCGATCTTCCAGGTCCACCGCCGTGAGCCAATCCGGACCCAGTTGCATTTGGGACCGTTGAAAGGCTTCGCGGGCGGCCAGCGCGGCGTCGAATTGCATCGAACGAGCATACTTGCAGAGTCCGTTCAGGTCAATGTGCAGGCGGGTCGGCCGCACGTTTACTTCGGTACGGGCACTTTGTACACTGGCGACACGCTCCAATGAACGAAGGCCATTCCCCGATATCTTCTTCGGAACCCCCGGTTTCCGACACGGTCGACCAGGTCATCTGGTATCACAATCGAACGAAGCATCATTTTCATCGCTACGCCCGTTCGATGGGATATCTGGATTGGGCCAATCAACCCGATCCCTTTCGGCGCTATGAAGGGTCCGAAATCATCCGACTGCCCTTGGTGGGTCCGGAAGAGGATCCGGTTTCGCCTTCCTACGACGAGCTGTTCAATGCCCATGACGTCATCGTCCATCCGCTTTCTTTGCGCAGCTTGTCCCGATTTTTCGAGTTGGCGCTCGCGCTTTCGGCTTGGAAACGGGTCGGAGAATCGGAATGGGCGCTTCGGATCAATCCATCGTCCGGCAATCTGCACCCGACCGAGGGCTACGTTCTGCTGCCGGACATGTTCGAATGCGAGCTTCGGGCCGGCCTCTATCACTATGCGCCCAAAGAGCATGCCCTAGAACGCAGGGCCGCCTGTCCGTCCGGCAAGATCGCCCGTGTCTTGGCGCCGTTTCCGGCCCACGCGTTCATTTTGGGATTGACCTCAGTTCATTGGCGGGAGGCTTGGAAGTATGGCGAACGTGCCTTTCGCTATTGTCAGCACGACGTTGGCCATGCGATCGGAGCGGCTCGAATCTCCGCGGGCACACTGGGATGGCGAATGGTGCTGTTGGAGGGGAGTTCGCAGGACACCGCGGGACTTTTGCTTGGGACGAGCCGTCTGGAAGATTTTCAGGATGCCGAACCAGAACATCCGGATTGTCTGGCGGTGATCTGGCCGGCCGCAACGGGCGGAGGTGCTTCAACCGAAACAGTTCCGCTTTATCTGGAACCCGCGGCGGTTGCCGAGGTGGCTGAGGGACCGTGGCACGGCCGCGCCAATCGCCTAAGCCACGAACATGGAGTCCAGTGGGATGTCATCGACATGGCTGCCGCGGCGTCATGGAAGCACGAGGCCGATCAACGGACGATCCGGACGGTGTCGCCTGATCGGTGCTCAGGCGGCGAGACGGTTGGTCAGGCGGAGTCATTGCCCGCCGCGCAGATCATCCGCCAGCGACGGAGCGCCGTGGCGTTCGACGGCCGAACGTCCATTTCCTCAACCCGATTTTTTCGCATGCTGCGGCTCGTCATGCCGGGAGAGCAATGCGGCCAGTTGGACCGTACGGTTCCGTGGGACGTCTGGCCATATGATCCGGCGATTCATCTCATGCTGTTCGTACATCGGATCGACGGCCTGACACCGGGCCTGTATTTCTTCCTGCGCGCCCCATCCAAATTGTCATTCGTCCAGAACGCCATGAACCCTGAGTTGGTGTGGAGCAAGGCACCCGGCGTCCCGGACGATCTGCCGCTCTATTGGTTGCTTGAGGGAGACGCGAAAAAACTGTCCGTTCAGGTCAGCTGCCATCAGGACATCGCCGGCGACAGCGCTTTTTCGTTCGGGATGTTGGCCGAATTCGAGGGGCGCTTGCGGAAAGATGGCGCCTGGTGGTATCCACGATTGTTCTGGGAATCGGGGTTGCTGGGTCAGGTTCTCTATCTGGACGCGGAAGCGGCGGGAGTACGGGCGACCGGTATCGGCTGTTTCTTCGATGATCCGGTTCACGAAGTTCTTGCCGTGAAATCGATGACGCTCCAATCGCTCTATCATTTCACCATCGGCGGACCGGTCGAAGACCGGCGTCTCCTGACCCTGCCTCCGTATTTTCATATTGTCGATAACCAAAAAATAGTAAAATCATCATGATGGAAATTATAATTCATGTTTAAGATTAAGAAAAAACCGGCCAAATCCAAGCCGCCTGAACTCTACAACATCATTGAGGACTACTCGGAGTTTGATGCGCCTGGCAATGTCACCGTCTGCGCGATGACCCTCGCCGAGGATCTCGCAATGCATGCCAAGATCCTTTCTGAAAGTTACCAGATTCCGCTGGATCGGATGACATCGTTGCTCACGGAGGGCGGCCTCTATGTCTATCCGCAAGTCGGCGGTGTGCTGACGCAAGGGCTTTTTTGCTGCGTGGTCGATCCGCAGGGCGGGCTGCCCAAACAGACGTGGGTCTTGGATCTCATGCAGTTTGCGGAGGCTGAGCAGGTGAGCCGCGCCAGGTCCTGTTCATTGCAGGACGCGGCGCTGGAAGTCTTCCGCCGTACCCTTCCGGATGAATTAAAGGCGAAGCTCGAACGGAAAAATCTGGGGCTGGACTACCGGACGGTCAGTCCACAGGTGGCCAAAGGCGGCGACATCAAGTACATCGATTTCAGGAAGGATTGGTCCCCGCATTTCAAGCGCCTCTGCATCATGCCGGACGGCCGGCTCGTGGAGACCGGCGGGCTGCAGGAGTTCGCTCAATTGCATGGGATCACCGAAGCGCAAGCGAAGACGCTGATCGGCGAGGGGGGGATCCTGGAAGTCGGAGAAGAAGTCCTGGCTTGCCAGATCGTGAATGGGCAGCCGGCCGTCGCGCGGTTCAGCGCAAAAAACTATGTCAAAGCGAAAGAACTGGTGACTGCGAAAGGACTTCACCTGATGGATGCGCTCAGCGAGATTGGTTACAACGATCCCGCCATGATGCGCGGACTGATGCGCAAGGAATTGACCGCCGGACGCTAGCGTTCGAATACGAGCCGACCTCTGCCGAAACTCCTCTCCTTCTGCGCATGATCATGGGCATGCATGACAGGACTGCCTTGAAAGGACGATCCGGGACCGATGCTGTCTCAGGGGATGAGCGTGTGATTGTGCGGCGTGGGAGTCAGCACCCGATTTCGTTCCATCATGGCTGTCTTCGTCCTTGACCGACCTATCAGTACGCCAAGCAGCGTACCCGTTACGTTCGTGACCACGTCGAAGACAGAGGGAAACCGGGAGTGACAATAGACCTGATAGAACTCGATGCTCAGCGAAAGGAGCGCGCCGACGGTCCCGGCCAGCAGCATGTGGCGAACAGGCTTGCTGGAATTCAACAGTCGGCTCAGGAAGTAGCCGAGTGGAAAGAATAGAAGAGTATTGCCGATCAGATCGGAGGCAATATCCAGTAAATAGGCGGGAGAGCGAAGGTCTTGCGCCGTGGGAAGCCATTTGATGTATTCCCAGTGCGAGTGTCCGACGAAATTCTTCAGCGGCAACGTGCCGACCATCAGGATCACGATGGTCCATGCGGCCGCAAAAAGAAGGTCCGGATGTATTCGTCGGGCGAACATGTCTTCAGGAGGTCCCGATTCGTATCACGGGAGGCATGTTCACACTGCGGGCCGTGGAGCGGCGCACGCGATGAGCGCGGACACGCGTCGACGGTTCATCGGGAATGGCGTACAAGACGTGTACGAGCGTTACTTGGCGAGTTCCTCTTTGACGGCGTCGACCAGCTTGATCAAGTCAAAGGGTTTCTCAAAGACGCGACGGGCGCCGAACAGTTTGGCGACGTCCAGAAAATTCCGATCACCCTGCGCTCCGGTCATGGCGATCACCTTGGCGTCCACGTATTCCCGGGTCAATTGCAGCGTCGCCTCGAGGCCGTCCGTTCCGGGCATGAGGATGTCCATGATGACGAGATCGATACGGTTTTTTTGATAGGCATGCAGGCCTTCCTGTCCGTCCCGGGCCTCGATGACCTGGTACTGGGCTTTCTCCAGGACATCTTTGAGGAGATGCCGGATCGAATCTTCATCGTCGATGACAAGAATAGTGGCCATGATGATCAATGCTCCTTGAGCCCACTGAATACTACCCGCAGTCGGTGGCGGCTGTCTAGGAAGAATGCGATTGCGGGCGCTCAAAACCTCCGATGCGCGAGGACGGGCCGCATCCGTGCAAGCGGACCGCGCGATAACGCGACACGCAGATGAGGAGGAGCCCGATCAGCGCGGACGCTTGACCTCATTCGGCGATATTTGCTACAAAGCTGTGACGCTCATACCACCGCGACGCTCACCCCCATTATCATCCCGGAGATTGTCGTGTCGGACCAGGACTGGCTCTGGACGCGCCGAGCCTTGCTGAAAACCTCGCTTGTCGGACTGCTTGCCGTCAGCGGACGCGTGTTCTCTCCTTCGACCTCGCAGGCCGCGACATTGCCTGAAGGCGAACTGGACTTTTACAACGTCCATACCGACGAACGCCTGCACGTCCGGTATCGGAACGAACTGGGCGAGTACGATCTGGCCGCGTTGGACGAGGTCAATCACGTCCTTCGTTGCCATCACACCGGTGAAGTTGCGGCAATGGACATCCGTTTGCTCGAGCATGTGAATCTCGTGCAGAAGACCTTGGGGGGAAACGGCGAGATCCATGTCATCTCCGGATATCGGTCGCCGGAATATAACGCATTGCTGGTGAAGAGGAGCCGCCGCGCGGTGCGGCACAGTTATCACATCGAGGGGCAAGCACTGGATTTCTACATTCCCGGCACCCCTCTGCGCGCCATCCGGCAGGTTGCAAGGACGCTACGGTACGGGGGCGTCGGTTTCTATCCGCGAGCCGGCTTTGTGCACCTGGATTGCGGACCCGTCCGATTCTGGTAGCCGGACGCGCGGCTTCCGCGAACCA from Nitrospira japonica harbors:
- a CDS encoding response regulator, with product MATILVIDDEDSIRHLLKDVLEKAQYQVIEARDGQEGLHAYQKNRIDLVIMDILMPGTDGLEATLQLTREYVDAKVIAMTGAQGDRNFLDVAKLFGARRVFEKPFDLIKLVDAVKEELAK
- a CDS encoding VanZ family protein produces the protein MFARRIHPDLLFAAAWTIVILMVGTLPLKNFVGHSHWEYIKWLPTAQDLRSPAYLLDIASDLIGNTLLFFPLGYFLSRLLNSSKPVRHMLLAGTVGALLSLSIEFYQVYCHSRFPSVFDVVTNVTGTLLGVLIGRSRTKTAMMERNRVLTPTPHNHTLIP
- a CDS encoding SagB/ThcOx family dehydrogenase, with amino-acid sequence MNEGHSPISSSEPPVSDTVDQVIWYHNRTKHHFHRYARSMGYLDWANQPDPFRRYEGSEIIRLPLVGPEEDPVSPSYDELFNAHDVIVHPLSLRSLSRFFELALALSAWKRVGESEWALRINPSSGNLHPTEGYVLLPDMFECELRAGLYHYAPKEHALERRAACPSGKIARVLAPFPAHAFILGLTSVHWREAWKYGERAFRYCQHDVGHAIGAARISAGTLGWRMVLLEGSSQDTAGLLLGTSRLEDFQDAEPEHPDCLAVIWPAATGGGASTETVPLYLEPAAVAEVAEGPWHGRANRLSHEHGVQWDVIDMAAAASWKHEADQRTIRTVSPDRCSGGETVGQAESLPAAQIIRQRRSAVAFDGRTSISSTRFFRMLRLVMPGEQCGQLDRTVPWDVWPYDPAIHLMLFVHRIDGLTPGLYFFLRAPSKLSFVQNAMNPELVWSKAPGVPDDLPLYWLLEGDAKKLSVQVSCHQDIAGDSAFSFGMLAEFEGRLRKDGAWWYPRLFWESGLLGQVLYLDAEAAGVRATGIGCFFDDPVHEVLAVKSMTLQSLYHFTIGGPVEDRRLLTLPPYFHIVDNQKIVKSS
- a CDS encoding YcbK family protein — encoded protein: MSDQDWLWTRRALLKTSLVGLLAVSGRVFSPSTSQAATLPEGELDFYNVHTDERLHVRYRNELGEYDLAALDEVNHVLRCHHTGEVAAMDIRLLEHVNLVQKTLGGNGEIHVISGYRSPEYNALLVKRSRRAVRHSYHIEGQALDFYIPGTPLRAIRQVARTLRYGGVGFYPRAGFVHLDCGPVRFW